One segment of Neodiprion fabricii isolate iyNeoFabr1 chromosome 1, iyNeoFabr1.1, whole genome shotgun sequence DNA contains the following:
- the LOC124177883 gene encoding mucin-22-like isoform X3: MSILHRISVIAICASFIYAANGQATCALSYENGTELSDTYWSFGFVLDAIDDTSESGTVLLNMTASSITSISTIVADSDSGYFYMQPVLEDGQFIVTLTDYFSQYEELESTTTMLVTITFVCSVNTRSLEIYQPITDTNNNYPEFQNAPYTYELPMPFPSGFSVQLFGTISAKDIDLTNTNISFTLNSSDPNANGFSASWLSQDTSDTKLHYAQLLTTALLNIEEDVTFKIYATDTGTPALTSETNITISVDEENSTPSSPIFTYPIYISDLSDLTFEEANGTTVVFNQGDITLSQGASNTTSFTIVDNIGSYEDNFLITVSEDYTTISITLQNVTDEFLAEYYVILTLTAARTGATDTGITILHIALPGIVSTECSSTTTGESTTIITSTVGSTATISAVTSETESTTATTTITECPTITTEECVCDSSTTVTSAYENTYTMTTDGSENSTTTSTGDGVTDTTESVATAATTVETTECPVVTVTQECDCTESTVTTSYSATTNTEATDSLTTTLSPENETTTLSTEDGTTVTTTTTVTPGLSFSSSTYRFDKDSTFTGVLMTQTAVATNAEGTIVYSVSINDDDLSSRVIIDSDTAALEVTAAISPGVYTFQILATIDDLSLSTSATVILVISTLTECSGDIVFGYALQIIELEEESAHENILPLDDNGCNYTIYSQTPSQDLFTITGNYLNTVAIDREASYFSNMTVAQVRVIIDASCPNDTDATTNTTTTRSKRDTEYEVLTENIAYERTRTILVVIITDINDNAPVWNSNTPTFIGFPGYELAQLILVPYVYQLGATDADIDDNAMVTYTLGSGSDDVFYIHNTDGTLYIQQGVYTEDGYQFTVTATDGTFETSTDLTVRTLASSNVAVLFISGGLLEDVDYIVEELSTSTGYWVRALTSAVISESDVANFTSLKSLSSWTKRATDTNTLLRLVLYGLNITEPVASEILVSTVESTNFTWGISDLVTLESILADSSESGMLAEFDTRGYWAAIIVLSVLLLLLIITAGVVYFLFCRPNKSTSVESDVSYENFENRQSNQSNGTSPNLTKRKSVAFSSTVEEIEVARL, encoded by the exons ATGAGTATCCTTCATCGGATATCCGTCATTGCGATATGTGCCAGTTTCATCTACGCGGCTAATGGACAGGCCA CTTGTGCGCTGTCATATGAAAATGGAACGGAACTGTCGGATACGTATTGGAGTTTTGGATTCGTTCTGGACGCTATAGATGACACGTCTGAATCAGGAACGGTTCTGCTCAATATGACGGCTTCTTCGATTACAAGTATTAGCACTATTGTGGCTGATAGTGACAGTGGGTACTTCTACATGCAGCCGGTTCTGGAAGACGGACAATTCATCGTAACCCTGACCGACTACTTTTCACAATACGAAGAGCTCGAG TCCACAACGACGATGCTCGTCACTATAACATTCGTATGTTCAGTCAACACCCGATCACTA GAAATCTATCAACCGATAACGGACACAAACAACAACTATCCCGAGTTCCAGAATGCTCCTTATACTTACGAGCTGCCAATGCCTTTCCCATCAGGATTCTCTGTACAACTATTCGGCACAATTTCTGCCAAGGACATCGATCTCACGAATACGAATATCAGTTTCACTTTAAACTCTTCTGATCCCAATGCTAATGGGTTTTCTGCATCGTGGTTATCTCAAGATACATCAGATACCAAACTACATTATGCTCAGCTATTGACTACGGCTCTTCTAAATATCGAAGAAGATGTAACTTTCAAGATTTACGCAACG GATACCGGTACACCTGCTTTGACTTCTGAAACGAACATTACTATCAGCGTGGATGAAGAAAACAGTACTCCCTCTAGTCCAATATTCACGTATCCGATTTACATCTCGGATCTCTCCGATCTCACTTTCGAAGAG GCAAATGGCACAACGGTGGTCTTCAATCAAGGCGACATCACCTTGAGTCAAGGAGCCAGTAATACAACGTCATTCACAATCGTTGACAATATAGGGA GTTACGAAGACAATTTCCTGATCACCGTTAGTGAAGACTACACCACCATTAGCATAACTCTGCAGAATGTGACTGATGAATTTCTTGCTGAATACTACGTCATCCTAACTCTAACT GCAGCAAGAACTGGCGCCACAGATACGGGAATAACCATTTTGCACATTGCTTTACCCGGAATTGTTTCTACGGAATGCAGTTCAACTACAACAGGAGAAAGTACGACCATTATCACTTCAACGGTGGGATCCACAGCAACTATTTCAGCAGTGACAAGTGAAACAGAAT CAACGACAGCAACTACCACAATCACTGAATGCCCGACGATCACCACGGAAGAATGTGTCTGCGATTCTTCCACGACAGTTACGTCTGCATACGAAAACACCTATACGATGACTACTGACGGaagtgaaaattcaacaacgACTAGTACCGGTGATGGCGTAACTGATACTACGGAAAGTGTTGCAACGGCCGCGACTACAG TCGAAACGACCGAATGCCCGGTTGTAACTGTTACCCAAGAATGTGACTGCACTGAATCAACGGTGACTACATCCTACTCGGCTACAACTAACACAGAAGCAACTGATAGCTTAACCACAACCCTATCACCGGAAAATGAAACCACAACTTTGTCTACCGAAGATGGTACTACGGTTACGACAACCACGACTGTTACTCCTGGCTTGAGTTTCTCGAGTAGTACCTACAGATTTGACAAGGACTCTACCTTCACTGGGGTTCTTATGACGCAAACAGCAGTGGCCACTAATGCTGAAGGAACCATTGTGTATTCTGTGTCTATTAACGATG ACGATCTTTCCTCCAGGGTCATCATAGACAGCGACACTGCTGCATTAGAAGTTACAGCGGCAATCAGCCCGGGAGTTTACACATTCCAAATTTTAGCGACTATCGATGATTTGAGCCTAAGTACATCGGCAACCGTAATTCTTGTAATCAGCACGCTAACCGAGTGCAGTGGTGACATCGTATTTGGTTATGCTCTCCAGATTATCGAACTTGAAGAAGAGTCAGCCCATGAAAATATACTCCCACTCGATGATAATGGGTGCAACTATACTATTTATTCACAAACACCTAGCCAAG ACTTATTTACTATTACCGGCAACTACCTCAACACGGTCGCCATTGACAGAGAGGCTTCATACTTCAGTAACATGACAGTGGCTCAAGTTCGTGTGATCATCGATGCGAGCTGTCCGAACGATACAGATGCTACGACCAACACGACGACTACCAGATCAAAACGAGACACGGAATATGAAGTCTTAACCGAGAACATCGCATATGAGCGCACCAGAACTATTTTGGTTGTCATTATCACAGACATAAACGACAATGCTCCTGTTTGGAATTCAAACACACCAACCTTCATAGGGTTCCCTGGATACGAGCTGGCGCAACTTATTCTCGTTCCCTACGTCTATCAACTTGGG GCAACTGACGCCGACATTGATGATAATGCAATGGTTACGTACACTCTAGGAAGTGGTTCCGACGATGTATTCTACATCCACAACACGGATGGAACACTCTACATACAGCAGGGAGTCTACACCGAAGACGGTTACCAATTCACGGTCACCGCGACCGACGGCACCTTCGAAACATCAACAGATCTGACAGTTAGAACACTCGCGAGTAGCAATGTAGCTGTTCTATTCATCAGCGGTGGCCTTTTAGAAGATGTTGATTACATCGTAGAGGAGCTGAGCACGAGTACAGGATATTGGGTTCGAGCGCTCACTTCGGCTGTAATATCCGAAAGCGATGTTGCAAATTTCACCTCCTTAAAGTCACTCTCCAGCTGGACAAAAAGAGCTACCGATACCAATACCCTTCTTCGACTTGTCCTCTACGGACTGAATATCACCGAGCCTGTGGCCAGCGAAATTCTAGTCTC AACCGTCGAAAGTACTAACTTCACTTGGGGAATCAGCGACTTGGTGACATTGGAATCCATTCTAGCTGACAGTTCGGAATCCGGCATGTTGGCAGAATTCGATACTCGCGGTTATTGGGCGGCGATCATTGTACTATCAGTGCTTTTGTTATTACTCATAATTACCGCTGGTGTTGTATACTTCTTGTTCTGCAG ACCCAACAAATCCACGTCAGTGGAATCCGATGTCTCGTACGAGAACTTTGAGAATCGTCAATCAAACCAAAGTAACGG
- the LOC124177883 gene encoding mucin-22-like isoform X2, translating into MSILHRISVIAICASFIYAANGQATCALSYENGTELSDTYWSFGFVLDAIDDTSESGTVLLNMTASSITSISTIVADSDSGYFYMQPVLEDGQFIVTLTDYFSQYEELESTTTMLVTITFVCSVNTRSLEIYQPITDTNNNYPEFQNAPYTYELPMPFPSGFSVQLFGTISAKDIDLTNTNISFTLNSSDPNANGFSASWLSQDTSDTKLHYAQLLTTALLNIEEDVTFKIYATDTGTPALTSETNITISVDEENSTPSSPIFTYPIYISDLSDLTFEEANGTTVVFNQGDITLSQGASNTTSFTIVDNIGSYEDNFLITVSEDYTTISITLQNVTDEFLAEYYVILTLTAARTGATDTGITILHIALPGIVSTECSSTTTGESTTIITSTVGSTATISAVTSETESTTATTTITECPTITTEECVCDSSTTVTSAYENTYTMTTDGSENSTTTSTGDGVTDTTESVATAATTVETTECPVVTVTQECDCTESTVTTSYSATTNTEATDSLTTTLSPENETTTLSTEDGTTVTTTTTVTPGLSFSSSTYRFDKDSTFTGVLMTQTAVATNAEGTIVYSVSINDDDLSSRVIIDSDTAALEVTAAISPGVYTFQILATIDDLSLSTSATVILVISTLTECSGDIVFGYALQIIELEEESAHENILPLDDNGCNYTIYSQTPSQDLFTITGNYLNTVAIDREASYFSNMTVAQVRVIIDASCPNDTDATTNTTTTRSKRDTEYEVLTENIAYERTRTILVVIITDINDNAPVWNSNTPTFIGFPGYELAQLILVPYVYQLGATDADIDDNAMVTYTLGSGSDDVFYIHNTDGTLYIQQGVYTEDGYQFTVTATDGTFETSTDLTVRTLASSNVAVLFISGGLLEDVDYIVEELSTSTGYWVRALTSAVISESDVANFTSLKSLSSWTKRATDTNTLLRLVLYGLNITEPVASEILVSTVESTNFTWGISDLVTLESILADSSESGMLAEFDTRGYWAAIIVLSVLLLLLIITAGVVYFLFCRPNKSTSVESDVSYENFENRQSNQSNGSYYVKSVTLSESQDHVTSPNLTKRKSVAFSSTVEEIEVARL; encoded by the exons ATGAGTATCCTTCATCGGATATCCGTCATTGCGATATGTGCCAGTTTCATCTACGCGGCTAATGGACAGGCCA CTTGTGCGCTGTCATATGAAAATGGAACGGAACTGTCGGATACGTATTGGAGTTTTGGATTCGTTCTGGACGCTATAGATGACACGTCTGAATCAGGAACGGTTCTGCTCAATATGACGGCTTCTTCGATTACAAGTATTAGCACTATTGTGGCTGATAGTGACAGTGGGTACTTCTACATGCAGCCGGTTCTGGAAGACGGACAATTCATCGTAACCCTGACCGACTACTTTTCACAATACGAAGAGCTCGAG TCCACAACGACGATGCTCGTCACTATAACATTCGTATGTTCAGTCAACACCCGATCACTA GAAATCTATCAACCGATAACGGACACAAACAACAACTATCCCGAGTTCCAGAATGCTCCTTATACTTACGAGCTGCCAATGCCTTTCCCATCAGGATTCTCTGTACAACTATTCGGCACAATTTCTGCCAAGGACATCGATCTCACGAATACGAATATCAGTTTCACTTTAAACTCTTCTGATCCCAATGCTAATGGGTTTTCTGCATCGTGGTTATCTCAAGATACATCAGATACCAAACTACATTATGCTCAGCTATTGACTACGGCTCTTCTAAATATCGAAGAAGATGTAACTTTCAAGATTTACGCAACG GATACCGGTACACCTGCTTTGACTTCTGAAACGAACATTACTATCAGCGTGGATGAAGAAAACAGTACTCCCTCTAGTCCAATATTCACGTATCCGATTTACATCTCGGATCTCTCCGATCTCACTTTCGAAGAG GCAAATGGCACAACGGTGGTCTTCAATCAAGGCGACATCACCTTGAGTCAAGGAGCCAGTAATACAACGTCATTCACAATCGTTGACAATATAGGGA GTTACGAAGACAATTTCCTGATCACCGTTAGTGAAGACTACACCACCATTAGCATAACTCTGCAGAATGTGACTGATGAATTTCTTGCTGAATACTACGTCATCCTAACTCTAACT GCAGCAAGAACTGGCGCCACAGATACGGGAATAACCATTTTGCACATTGCTTTACCCGGAATTGTTTCTACGGAATGCAGTTCAACTACAACAGGAGAAAGTACGACCATTATCACTTCAACGGTGGGATCCACAGCAACTATTTCAGCAGTGACAAGTGAAACAGAAT CAACGACAGCAACTACCACAATCACTGAATGCCCGACGATCACCACGGAAGAATGTGTCTGCGATTCTTCCACGACAGTTACGTCTGCATACGAAAACACCTATACGATGACTACTGACGGaagtgaaaattcaacaacgACTAGTACCGGTGATGGCGTAACTGATACTACGGAAAGTGTTGCAACGGCCGCGACTACAG TCGAAACGACCGAATGCCCGGTTGTAACTGTTACCCAAGAATGTGACTGCACTGAATCAACGGTGACTACATCCTACTCGGCTACAACTAACACAGAAGCAACTGATAGCTTAACCACAACCCTATCACCGGAAAATGAAACCACAACTTTGTCTACCGAAGATGGTACTACGGTTACGACAACCACGACTGTTACTCCTGGCTTGAGTTTCTCGAGTAGTACCTACAGATTTGACAAGGACTCTACCTTCACTGGGGTTCTTATGACGCAAACAGCAGTGGCCACTAATGCTGAAGGAACCATTGTGTATTCTGTGTCTATTAACGATG ACGATCTTTCCTCCAGGGTCATCATAGACAGCGACACTGCTGCATTAGAAGTTACAGCGGCAATCAGCCCGGGAGTTTACACATTCCAAATTTTAGCGACTATCGATGATTTGAGCCTAAGTACATCGGCAACCGTAATTCTTGTAATCAGCACGCTAACCGAGTGCAGTGGTGACATCGTATTTGGTTATGCTCTCCAGATTATCGAACTTGAAGAAGAGTCAGCCCATGAAAATATACTCCCACTCGATGATAATGGGTGCAACTATACTATTTATTCACAAACACCTAGCCAAG ACTTATTTACTATTACCGGCAACTACCTCAACACGGTCGCCATTGACAGAGAGGCTTCATACTTCAGTAACATGACAGTGGCTCAAGTTCGTGTGATCATCGATGCGAGCTGTCCGAACGATACAGATGCTACGACCAACACGACGACTACCAGATCAAAACGAGACACGGAATATGAAGTCTTAACCGAGAACATCGCATATGAGCGCACCAGAACTATTTTGGTTGTCATTATCACAGACATAAACGACAATGCTCCTGTTTGGAATTCAAACACACCAACCTTCATAGGGTTCCCTGGATACGAGCTGGCGCAACTTATTCTCGTTCCCTACGTCTATCAACTTGGG GCAACTGACGCCGACATTGATGATAATGCAATGGTTACGTACACTCTAGGAAGTGGTTCCGACGATGTATTCTACATCCACAACACGGATGGAACACTCTACATACAGCAGGGAGTCTACACCGAAGACGGTTACCAATTCACGGTCACCGCGACCGACGGCACCTTCGAAACATCAACAGATCTGACAGTTAGAACACTCGCGAGTAGCAATGTAGCTGTTCTATTCATCAGCGGTGGCCTTTTAGAAGATGTTGATTACATCGTAGAGGAGCTGAGCACGAGTACAGGATATTGGGTTCGAGCGCTCACTTCGGCTGTAATATCCGAAAGCGATGTTGCAAATTTCACCTCCTTAAAGTCACTCTCCAGCTGGACAAAAAGAGCTACCGATACCAATACCCTTCTTCGACTTGTCCTCTACGGACTGAATATCACCGAGCCTGTGGCCAGCGAAATTCTAGTCTC AACCGTCGAAAGTACTAACTTCACTTGGGGAATCAGCGACTTGGTGACATTGGAATCCATTCTAGCTGACAGTTCGGAATCCGGCATGTTGGCAGAATTCGATACTCGCGGTTATTGGGCGGCGATCATTGTACTATCAGTGCTTTTGTTATTACTCATAATTACCGCTGGTGTTGTATACTTCTTGTTCTGCAG ACCCAACAAATCCACGTCAGTGGAATCCGATGTCTCGTACGAGAACTTTGAGAATCGTCAATCAAACCAAAGTAACGG
- the LOC124177883 gene encoding mucin-22-like isoform X1: MSILHRISVIAICASFIYAANGQATCALSYENGTELSDTYWSFGFVLDAIDDTSESGTVLLNMTASSITSISTIVADSDSGYFYMQPVLEDGQFIVTLTDYFSQYEELESTTTMLVTITFVCSVNTRSLEIYQPITDTNNNYPEFQNAPYTYELPMPFPSGFSVQLFGTISAKDIDLTNTNISFTLNSSDPNANGFSASWLSQDTSDTKLHYAQLLTTALLNIEEDVTFKIYATDTGTPALTSETNITISVDEENSTPSSPIFTYPIYISDLSDLTFEEANGTTVVFNQGDITLSQGASNTTSFTIVDNIGSYEDNFLITVSEDYTTISITLQNVTDEFLAEYYVILTLTAARTGATDTGITILHIALPGIVSTECSSTTTGESTTIITSTVGSTATISAVTSETESTTATTTITECPTITTEECVCDSSTTVTSAYENTYTMTTDGSENSTTTSTGDGVTDTTESVATAATTVETTECPVVTVTQECDCTESTVTTSYSATTNTEATDSLTTTLSPENETTTLSTEDGTTVTTTTTVTPGLSFSSSTYRFDKDSTFTGVLMTQTAVATNAEGTIVYSVSINDDDLSSRVIIDSDTAALEVTAAISPGVYTFQILATIDDLSLSTSATVILVISTLTECSGDIVFGYALQIIELEEESAHENILPLDDNGCNYTIYSQTPSQDLFTITGNYLNTVAIDREASYFSNMTVAQVRVIIDASCPNDTDATTNTTTTRSKRDTEYEVLTENIAYERTRTILVVIITDINDNAPVWNSNTPTFIGFPGYELAQLILVPYVYQLGATDADIDDNAMVTYTLGSGSDDVFYIHNTDGTLYIQQGVYTEDGYQFTVTATDGTFETSTDLTVRTLASSNVAVLFISGGLLEDVDYIVEELSTSTGYWVRALTSAVISESDVANFTSLKSLSSWTKRATDTNTLLRLVLYGLNITEPVASEILVSTVESTNFTWGISDLVTLESILADSSESGMLAEFDTRGYWAAIIVLSVLLLLLIITAGVVYFLFCRPNKSTSVESDVSYENFENRQSNQSNGSYYVKSVTLSESQDHVSESTDSTNAEWVLNQTTKPDKLFFENNCSFSTLKGSNDGDITIVTRNESRQDTSPNLTKRKSVAFSSTVEEIEVARL, translated from the exons ATGAGTATCCTTCATCGGATATCCGTCATTGCGATATGTGCCAGTTTCATCTACGCGGCTAATGGACAGGCCA CTTGTGCGCTGTCATATGAAAATGGAACGGAACTGTCGGATACGTATTGGAGTTTTGGATTCGTTCTGGACGCTATAGATGACACGTCTGAATCAGGAACGGTTCTGCTCAATATGACGGCTTCTTCGATTACAAGTATTAGCACTATTGTGGCTGATAGTGACAGTGGGTACTTCTACATGCAGCCGGTTCTGGAAGACGGACAATTCATCGTAACCCTGACCGACTACTTTTCACAATACGAAGAGCTCGAG TCCACAACGACGATGCTCGTCACTATAACATTCGTATGTTCAGTCAACACCCGATCACTA GAAATCTATCAACCGATAACGGACACAAACAACAACTATCCCGAGTTCCAGAATGCTCCTTATACTTACGAGCTGCCAATGCCTTTCCCATCAGGATTCTCTGTACAACTATTCGGCACAATTTCTGCCAAGGACATCGATCTCACGAATACGAATATCAGTTTCACTTTAAACTCTTCTGATCCCAATGCTAATGGGTTTTCTGCATCGTGGTTATCTCAAGATACATCAGATACCAAACTACATTATGCTCAGCTATTGACTACGGCTCTTCTAAATATCGAAGAAGATGTAACTTTCAAGATTTACGCAACG GATACCGGTACACCTGCTTTGACTTCTGAAACGAACATTACTATCAGCGTGGATGAAGAAAACAGTACTCCCTCTAGTCCAATATTCACGTATCCGATTTACATCTCGGATCTCTCCGATCTCACTTTCGAAGAG GCAAATGGCACAACGGTGGTCTTCAATCAAGGCGACATCACCTTGAGTCAAGGAGCCAGTAATACAACGTCATTCACAATCGTTGACAATATAGGGA GTTACGAAGACAATTTCCTGATCACCGTTAGTGAAGACTACACCACCATTAGCATAACTCTGCAGAATGTGACTGATGAATTTCTTGCTGAATACTACGTCATCCTAACTCTAACT GCAGCAAGAACTGGCGCCACAGATACGGGAATAACCATTTTGCACATTGCTTTACCCGGAATTGTTTCTACGGAATGCAGTTCAACTACAACAGGAGAAAGTACGACCATTATCACTTCAACGGTGGGATCCACAGCAACTATTTCAGCAGTGACAAGTGAAACAGAAT CAACGACAGCAACTACCACAATCACTGAATGCCCGACGATCACCACGGAAGAATGTGTCTGCGATTCTTCCACGACAGTTACGTCTGCATACGAAAACACCTATACGATGACTACTGACGGaagtgaaaattcaacaacgACTAGTACCGGTGATGGCGTAACTGATACTACGGAAAGTGTTGCAACGGCCGCGACTACAG TCGAAACGACCGAATGCCCGGTTGTAACTGTTACCCAAGAATGTGACTGCACTGAATCAACGGTGACTACATCCTACTCGGCTACAACTAACACAGAAGCAACTGATAGCTTAACCACAACCCTATCACCGGAAAATGAAACCACAACTTTGTCTACCGAAGATGGTACTACGGTTACGACAACCACGACTGTTACTCCTGGCTTGAGTTTCTCGAGTAGTACCTACAGATTTGACAAGGACTCTACCTTCACTGGGGTTCTTATGACGCAAACAGCAGTGGCCACTAATGCTGAAGGAACCATTGTGTATTCTGTGTCTATTAACGATG ACGATCTTTCCTCCAGGGTCATCATAGACAGCGACACTGCTGCATTAGAAGTTACAGCGGCAATCAGCCCGGGAGTTTACACATTCCAAATTTTAGCGACTATCGATGATTTGAGCCTAAGTACATCGGCAACCGTAATTCTTGTAATCAGCACGCTAACCGAGTGCAGTGGTGACATCGTATTTGGTTATGCTCTCCAGATTATCGAACTTGAAGAAGAGTCAGCCCATGAAAATATACTCCCACTCGATGATAATGGGTGCAACTATACTATTTATTCACAAACACCTAGCCAAG ACTTATTTACTATTACCGGCAACTACCTCAACACGGTCGCCATTGACAGAGAGGCTTCATACTTCAGTAACATGACAGTGGCTCAAGTTCGTGTGATCATCGATGCGAGCTGTCCGAACGATACAGATGCTACGACCAACACGACGACTACCAGATCAAAACGAGACACGGAATATGAAGTCTTAACCGAGAACATCGCATATGAGCGCACCAGAACTATTTTGGTTGTCATTATCACAGACATAAACGACAATGCTCCTGTTTGGAATTCAAACACACCAACCTTCATAGGGTTCCCTGGATACGAGCTGGCGCAACTTATTCTCGTTCCCTACGTCTATCAACTTGGG GCAACTGACGCCGACATTGATGATAATGCAATGGTTACGTACACTCTAGGAAGTGGTTCCGACGATGTATTCTACATCCACAACACGGATGGAACACTCTACATACAGCAGGGAGTCTACACCGAAGACGGTTACCAATTCACGGTCACCGCGACCGACGGCACCTTCGAAACATCAACAGATCTGACAGTTAGAACACTCGCGAGTAGCAATGTAGCTGTTCTATTCATCAGCGGTGGCCTTTTAGAAGATGTTGATTACATCGTAGAGGAGCTGAGCACGAGTACAGGATATTGGGTTCGAGCGCTCACTTCGGCTGTAATATCCGAAAGCGATGTTGCAAATTTCACCTCCTTAAAGTCACTCTCCAGCTGGACAAAAAGAGCTACCGATACCAATACCCTTCTTCGACTTGTCCTCTACGGACTGAATATCACCGAGCCTGTGGCCAGCGAAATTCTAGTCTC AACCGTCGAAAGTACTAACTTCACTTGGGGAATCAGCGACTTGGTGACATTGGAATCCATTCTAGCTGACAGTTCGGAATCCGGCATGTTGGCAGAATTCGATACTCGCGGTTATTGGGCGGCGATCATTGTACTATCAGTGCTTTTGTTATTACTCATAATTACCGCTGGTGTTGTATACTTCTTGTTCTGCAG ACCCAACAAATCCACGTCAGTGGAATCCGATGTCTCGTACGAGAACTTTGAGAATCGTCAATCAAACCAAAGTAACGG
- the LOC124176665 gene encoding sperm-tail PG-rich repeat-containing protein 2-like — MASPVSVPTHRDANGYDVNNFGCLVKNLPDENEPSLFYDIPREEANFTTRTYKGNFWSRMTGRDDNSRLSCGAGPGTYDLQKPENPGKLLAEKLRESRRKTCKQTRYIEAVFTKNLREGHPAPNAYAIPKSPFDTQEISCECQEYIFKPPPFGQGAKRFVNVTDENPAPGSYNPMKRKCCPGSIISAPFGSLASRFKSADGTLSPGPGEYFSPNDGLAYEACKKCRRNYVKVGFNSSVSRTSALVGSDGPGPDKYPTDMDRKVPRKSVHHSVFKSTTKRFKYTQKESVAPNAYDVATAYKACHKPCEFLKCPDDAPFNSKQIRMPDVPNWMDINVPGPGLTNMRGDISKNVKGGSIAHGRRFRKAVTETGPGPQDYCLHPYSASSILQRHFNVTLGKPKVLKDLQPPEIPWVRRLRTKKILRSFSKAVAEKNHAFCNSHRH; from the exons ATGGCAAGTCCAGTGTCTGTACCAACGCATCGAGACGCGAACGGATACGATGTAAACAACTTTGGttgtttggtgaaaaatttaccgGATGAAAACGAGCCTTCGCTCTTTTACGACATTCCCAGAGAG GAAGCTAATTTCACCACCCGGACATACAAGGGAAACTTTTGGAGCCGTATGACCGGTAGGGATGATAACTCCAGACTCTCTTGTGGTGCGGGACCTGGAACATACGATTTGCAGAAGCCTGAAAACCCTGGAAAACTACTGGCGGAAAAGCTGAGGGAGTCAAGGAGGAAGACTTGCAAACAAACGCGATACATCGAAGCTGTGTTCACGAAAAACTTGCGCGAG GGCCACCCAGCACCCAATGCATACGCCATCCCGAAAAGCCCGTTCGATACTCAAGAAATCTCCTGCGAGTGCCAAGAGTACATTTTTAAGCCACCTCCGTTTGGACAAGGCGCCAAG AGGTTCGTGAACGTCACCGACGAGAATCCAGCCCCTGGTTCGTACAATccaatgaaaagaaaatgctGTCCTGGTTCGATAATATCCGCGCCATTTGGATCCCTGGCATCGCGTTTCAAGTCAGCTGACGGCACATTATCGCCAG GGCCaggagaatatttttcaccaaacgATGGTCTGGCTTATGAAGCGTGCAAAAAATGCCGGAGAAACTACGTCAAGGTGGGTTTCAACTCGTCGGTTAGCAGGACCTCAGCTCTCGTCGGTTCGGATGGTCCCGGACCGGACAAGTACCCAACGGATATGGACAGAAAAGTACCTCGAAAGTCGGTACATCACTCGGTATTCAAGTCAACAACGAAACGGTTCAAGTATACACAAAAA GAGTCAGTGGCACCAAATGCTTACGATGTAGCAACGGCGTACAAGGCGTGTCACAAGCCTTGTGAATTTCTGAAATGTCCTGATGATGCGCCATTTAATTCGAAGCAAATTCGTATGCCGGATGTACCGAACTGGATGGACATAAACGTCCCTG GTCCGGGTTTGACCAACATGAGGGGAGATATATCCAAGAATGTGAAGGGTGGTTCGATTGCCCACGGGCGAAGATTCAGGAAGGCGGTTACGGAAACGGGTCCAGGACCACAGGATTACTGT CTTCATCCGTATTCGGCGTCTTCAATTCTGCAGAGACACTTTAACGTCACTCTTGGTAAGCCAAAAGTGCTGAAGGATTTACAACCACCCGAAATCCCCTGGGTACGTCGACtgaggacgaaaaaaattctccgttCATTCAGCAAAGCCGTTGCAGAGAAGAACCACGCATTTTGCAACTCGCACAGACATTAG